The following is a genomic window from Spirosoma agri.
ATCACTATTGACTAGCAGCGGCACCCGACTTTCCAAAAAATCATCGACGGGTTCGATCGTAAAACCAGTGAACTTTCGGGAGAGTATATTTTTTTCTACGGCTAGTTTCGGCGTAAGATCCACGCTGCCAAGCACCTCGCGCACCATCGTAGGACGATGTACGTGATAGAGCAGGGACGACATGCCTTCGAAACCAATGGTGCCGAATAATTGCTCATAATATAAACTCGTAGACGTGCCAGTTTTGACCGGTTTTTCAAACTGCGTGTGCCGCTTCGAAGGCATTTGGCCGAGTGTATGATAGAATGGCATAGAGTCTGTCTCGTTGATAAATACAGATCGTTGTTAAGGCAACAATTGTTTTGCGTATAATTATACTACTAACTATTATAAATTGCATATTGTTAAGAAAAAATTAACCTAAAGTTTGATTGACTGGTTAAACGAACGGTAGTCCGTCTTTGAATAGGTAGCAGAAATCCTTTTGCCTAATTTTGCCCCGACGGACGATAATTAACTGTTGACTAACAACTGAACAATAATGCAACCTACCCTTTTGATTCTAGCGGCTGGTATGGGCAGCCGTTATGGCGGTGTTAAACAACTCGACCAATTTGGTCCTAATGGCGAGACCATCATTGATTATTCTTTATTCGATGCCATCCGGGCGGGATTCGGAAAGGTTGTCTTCATTATACGCGAGGAACTACGCGCCGATTTTGACGAAGTATTTGGCCAGAAATTAGCCGGAAAAATTGAGGTAGATTATGCGATCCAGGCGCTGACTTCGTATGTTCCAGCGGAGTTAGGCGAGGTCAGACGGACGAAGCCCTGGGGTACTGGTCATGCCATGCTTTGCGCTAAGGAGCATACGCAAACGCCGTTCGCTATTATCAATGCTGATGATTTCTATGGCCTTGAAGCCTTTCAACTCATCAGCGAGTTTCTGAAAACGGATACTGACGACCAGCTTCATGCGATGGTGGGTTACGAAGTAAAAAACACGTTATCGGAAAACGGGTCGGTATCGCGGGGCGTGTGCGAAGTGAATGATAACGGTAATCTATCGTCTGTAGTAGAGCGCACAAAAATATA
Proteins encoded in this region:
- a CDS encoding nucleotidyltransferase family protein, which translates into the protein MQPTLLILAAGMGSRYGGVKQLDQFGPNGETIIDYSLFDAIRAGFGKVVFIIREELRADFDEVFGQKLAGKIEVDYAIQALTSYVPAELGEVRRTKPWGTGHAMLCAKEHTQTPFAIINADDFYGLEAFQLISEFLKTDTDDQLHAMVGYEVKNTLSENGSVSRGVCEVNDNGNLSSVVERTKIYEQEGRIVYEESDGLTPLSPETPVSMNFWGFKPSVFPLLQQQFESYAIANIDSPKAEFYIPTVMTTLIQTDLGHCKVFRSQSEWFGVTYPEDKPVVQEALKRQHDEGKYPSTLW